In the genome of Fundidesulfovibrio soli, one region contains:
- a CDS encoding YhjD/YihY/BrkB family envelope integrity protein, with protein MTPARLGPSLVRSFLDNRCLMMASALCYATVLSLVPLLAVAFSLAKGFGVYDAPYLREALLRLTAEKADIVDAVLGYIQNTNVRALGFIGVAMLFITSAGLISTIEEACNVIWRAPGNRGVWSRLTNYLTVILVCPLFILAAFSVTATFQNAQVVQWLGEIDLVNQAFALGLKAVPMLMVCVSLFVLYKFLPNVEVRAVPAAAGALAAGIGWQLAQAAYIRYQIGVTGYNAIYGSFAQIPLLLVWLYISWLIVLAGAELAHAIQSAPTEAARKASAAYSLADRRGVALLAALMLTEKAETAGGPLLSEDAAQAGGLPPLVVEEELERLTRIGIAARVEGGGYALLAAPDRITVGELLSGWENLRGDGTVPDLDGRYPVLARLRRGMETACRGVDGRTLRELYETLPPQEQDSGGDGGSGQATPAAPGWRRFF; from the coding sequence ATGACCCCCGCGCGCCTGGGCCCCTCCCTCGTCCGCTCCTTCCTGGACAACCGCTGCCTGATGATGGCCTCGGCGCTGTGCTACGCCACGGTGCTCTCCCTGGTGCCGCTCCTGGCCGTGGCCTTCTCCCTGGCCAAAGGCTTCGGCGTCTACGACGCCCCCTACCTGCGGGAGGCGCTCCTGCGTCTCACCGCCGAGAAGGCCGACATCGTGGACGCGGTGCTGGGATACATCCAGAACACCAACGTGCGCGCCCTGGGCTTCATCGGCGTGGCCATGCTCTTCATCACCTCGGCGGGGCTGATCTCCACCATCGAGGAGGCCTGCAACGTCATCTGGCGCGCCCCCGGCAACCGGGGGGTCTGGAGCCGCCTCACCAACTATCTCACCGTCATCCTGGTCTGCCCGCTGTTCATCCTGGCGGCCTTCAGCGTCACGGCGACCTTCCAGAACGCGCAGGTGGTGCAGTGGCTGGGCGAGATCGATCTGGTCAACCAGGCCTTCGCTCTGGGGCTCAAGGCCGTGCCCATGCTGATGGTCTGCGTGTCGCTCTTCGTGCTCTATAAGTTCCTCCCCAACGTGGAGGTGCGCGCCGTTCCCGCCGCAGCCGGGGCTCTGGCCGCAGGGATCGGCTGGCAACTGGCCCAGGCGGCCTACATCCGCTACCAGATCGGGGTCACGGGCTACAACGCCATCTACGGCAGCTTCGCCCAGATACCGCTGCTGCTGGTCTGGCTCTACATCAGCTGGCTCATCGTGCTGGCCGGTGCCGAGTTGGCGCACGCCATCCAGAGCGCCCCCACCGAGGCCGCTCGCAAGGCCAGCGCGGCCTATTCCCTGGCGGACAGGCGCGGCGTCGCCCTGCTGGCGGCGCTGATGCTCACCGAGAAGGCCGAGACCGCGGGCGGCCCCCTGCTGTCCGAGGACGCCGCCCAGGCCGGGGGCCTGCCGCCCCTGGTGGTTGAGGAGGAGCTGGAGCGCCTGACGCGCATCGGCATCGCCGCCCGGGTCGAGGGAGGTGGCTACGCGCTGCTGGCAGCACCGGACAGGATCACCGTGGGTGAGCTGCTCTCAGGGTGGGAGAACCTGCGCGGCGACGGCACCGTGCCCGACCTGGACGGACGCTACCCCGTGCTGGCCCGGCTCCGCCGCGGCATGGAGACCGCCTGCCGCGGGGTGGACGGCCGGACACTGCGGGAGCTGTACGAGACGCTGCCGCCGCAGGAGCAGGACTCTGGTGGCGATGGCGGCAGCGGGCAG
- a CDS encoding TrpB-like pyridoxal phosphate-dependent enzyme codes for MDTKIMLPESEMPRHWYNALPDLPTPLAPPLDPGTGKPVSPEQLAPIFPMGIIQQEMSPERMIEIPEPVLDIYRLYRPTPLVRARRLEKALGVKCKIYYKDESRSPAGSHKPNTAIPQAYYNKLEGVKRLATETGAGQWGTALSFACKMFGMDCTVYMVKVSYNQKPYRRILIQSYGAQIFASPSEMTQVGRSVLASDPDCQGSLGLAISEAVEDAATHEDTKYALGSVLNHVVLHQTIVGQEVKSQLAMAGDKPDYLVGCVGGGSNFGGLVLPFLPEKLAGEKITFVAAEPKACPTLTRGQYRYDYGDVARLTPLLKMHTLGHAYMPAPIHAGGLRYHGDAPLVCNLMAEGLIDARAYYQNDCFEAALLFQSTEGFLPAPETSHAIKAAIDVAKQAEAGQNVVFLYSGHGLLDLASYDAYLQGNLTDFEHSQAEIDEALKTCPTIEG; via the coding sequence ATGGACACGAAGATCATGCTGCCGGAATCCGAGATGCCCAGACATTGGTACAACGCCCTGCCGGACCTGCCCACACCCCTGGCGCCCCCGCTGGACCCGGGCACGGGCAAGCCGGTGAGCCCGGAGCAGCTCGCCCCCATCTTCCCCATGGGCATCATCCAGCAGGAAATGAGCCCCGAGCGCATGATCGAGATCCCCGAGCCGGTGCTGGACATCTACCGGCTGTACCGGCCCACGCCGCTGGTGCGCGCCCGCAGGCTGGAGAAGGCCTTGGGCGTGAAGTGCAAGATCTACTACAAGGACGAGTCCCGCTCCCCGGCGGGGTCGCACAAGCCCAACACGGCCATCCCCCAGGCCTACTACAACAAGCTCGAAGGCGTTAAGCGCCTGGCCACCGAGACGGGCGCGGGCCAGTGGGGCACGGCGCTCTCCTTCGCCTGCAAGATGTTTGGCATGGATTGCACGGTCTACATGGTCAAGGTGAGCTACAACCAGAAGCCGTACCGCCGCATCCTGATCCAGTCCTACGGGGCGCAGATCTTCGCTTCGCCCTCCGAGATGACCCAGGTGGGCCGCTCCGTGCTGGCCTCCGACCCGGACTGCCAGGGCAGCCTGGGCCTGGCCATCTCCGAGGCCGTGGAGGACGCCGCCACCCATGAAGACACCAAGTACGCCCTGGGCAGCGTGCTCAACCACGTGGTGCTGCACCAGACCATCGTGGGCCAGGAGGTCAAGAGCCAGCTGGCCATGGCCGGGGACAAGCCCGACTACCTGGTGGGCTGCGTGGGCGGCGGCAGCAACTTCGGCGGGCTGGTGCTGCCCTTCCTGCCGGAGAAGCTGGCCGGGGAGAAGATCACCTTCGTGGCCGCCGAGCCCAAGGCCTGCCCGACGCTGACGCGCGGCCAGTACCGCTACGACTACGGCGACGTGGCCCGCCTGACCCCGCTGCTCAAGATGCACACCCTGGGGCACGCCTACATGCCCGCGCCCATCCACGCGGGAGGGCTGCGCTACCACGGCGACGCGCCCCTCGTGTGCAACCTGATGGCCGAGGGGCTCATCGACGCCCGCGCCTACTACCAGAACGACTGCTTCGAGGCCGCGCTGCTCTTCCAGTCCACCGAGGGCTTCCTGCCCGCGCCCGAGACCTCCCACGCCATCAAGGCCGCCATCGACGTGGCCAAGCAGGCCGAGGCGGGGCAGAACGTGGTGTTCCTGTATTCCGGGCACGGCCTACTGGACCTGGCCTCGTACGACGCCTACCTGCAGGGCAACCTGACCGACTTCGAGCACTCCCAGGCCGAGATCGACGAGGCGCTCAAGACCTGCCCGACCATCGAGGGGTAG